Proteins from a genomic interval of Pseudomonas versuta:
- a CDS encoding DMT family transporter: protein MQYAYPLLAIFIWAGNTVINKLAVGAIFPSEIGFYRWLLAGLLFTPFMLKPVIANWSVIRPNLGKIFVLGVLGMAIYQSLAYYAAARTSATNMGIILSLMPLMVLAMSIISLGQRLTAGALVGAIVSFIGVLVVVSSGSLSALLDHGLNLGDAMMLVATLAYAIYSTLLKKWQLRLPPLQMLYMQILVAILVLLPLYLMSAKVGLTVHNIGLVLYACILASMLAPLAWMKAVTVLGPSRTTLFFNLLPLITALIAAVVLKEQLHAYHLIGGALTLAGVILSERWTTPLRKAPKIG, encoded by the coding sequence ATGCAATACGCTTACCCGCTACTGGCCATTTTTATCTGGGCCGGCAATACCGTTATCAACAAACTCGCGGTCGGGGCCATCTTCCCGTCCGAGATCGGTTTTTATCGCTGGCTGCTGGCCGGCCTGCTGTTCACCCCGTTCATGCTCAAGCCGGTGATCGCCAACTGGTCGGTGATCCGCCCCAACCTGGGCAAGATCTTTGTCCTTGGCGTACTGGGCATGGCGATCTATCAAAGCCTGGCCTACTACGCGGCGGCCCGTACCTCGGCCACCAACATGGGGATCATCCTGTCGTTGATGCCGTTGATGGTGCTGGCCATGTCGATCATCAGCCTGGGGCAGCGCCTGACCGCAGGAGCCTTGGTCGGCGCGATAGTCTCGTTTATCGGGGTGCTGGTGGTGGTATCGAGCGGCAGCCTCAGTGCCTTGCTCGACCACGGCCTTAACTTGGGCGATGCGATGATGCTGGTTGCCACCCTGGCTTATGCGATCTACAGCACCTTGCTGAAAAAATGGCAGTTGCGCCTGCCGCCCCTGCAAATGCTGTACATGCAGATTCTGGTGGCGATCCTGGTGTTGCTGCCGCTGTACCTGATGTCCGCCAAAGTCGGCCTCACGGTGCACAACATCGGGCTGGTGCTGTATGCCTGCATTCTGGCCTCCATGCTCGCGCCGCTGGCCTGGATGAAGGCCGTCACCGTGCTGGGGCCGAGCCGTACCACGTTATTCTTCAACCTGTTGCCGTTGATCACGGCGCTGATTGCGGCGGTGGTACTCAAAGAACAATTGCATGCTTACCACCTGATTGGCGGCGCACTGACGCTGGCCGGGGTGATCCTCTCGGAACGCTGGACCACGCCGTTAAGGAAAGCGCCCAAAATCGGATAA
- a CDS encoding ferritin-like domain-containing protein, protein MSDMQLTDKQTLRERARKNVEEGAVTEGYSANREEILRLLNESLATEWVCVLRYKRHYFMATGIKAHVAAQEFLEHATQEMEHADKLAERIVQLGGEPEFNPDLLSKNSHAQYVAGKNLKEMVYEDLVAERIAVDSYREIIQYIGDKDPTTRRIFEEILAQEEEHADDMADLLKGL, encoded by the coding sequence ATGAGCGACATGCAATTGACCGATAAACAGACCCTGCGCGAGCGTGCCCGCAAGAACGTCGAGGAAGGTGCCGTCACCGAAGGCTACAGCGCTAACCGCGAAGAGATCCTTCGCCTGCTCAACGAATCTCTGGCCACAGAGTGGGTGTGCGTACTGCGCTACAAGCGCCACTACTTCATGGCTACCGGGATCAAGGCGCACGTGGCCGCGCAAGAGTTCCTGGAGCACGCCACCCAGGAGATGGAGCACGCCGACAAACTGGCCGAGCGCATTGTGCAGCTGGGAGGCGAACCTGAGTTCAACCCGGACTTGTTGTCCAAGAATTCCCACGCCCAGTACGTGGCGGGCAAGAATCTGAAGGAAATGGTCTACGAAGATTTGGTGGCCGAGCGCATTGCGGTCGACAGCTATCGCGAAATCATTCAGTACATCGGCGACAAGGATCCGACCACACGCCGGATCTTCGAAGAGATCCTCGCCCAAGAGGAAGAGCATGCCGATGACATGGCGGACCTGCTCAAAGGGCTGTAA